A DNA window from Arachis duranensis cultivar V14167 chromosome 3, aradu.V14167.gnm2.J7QH, whole genome shotgun sequence contains the following coding sequences:
- the LOC107477322 gene encoding uncharacterized protein LOC107477322, which translates to MQYLPDLMGDSLESYPRRVFIDVGLAEKEGERKSDWFKKNYPTRNKNFEMYNINIDIITAEEASTKEVSQIGMSDWLRKNVKDEEFVVMKAEAEVVEELIKRDTIGLIDELFLECRPHKKQENNRSRRAYWECLALYGNLRDKGVAVHQWWG; encoded by the exons ATGCA ATATCTTCCAGATTTGATGGGTGATTCCTTGGAGAGTTACCCTCGTAGAGTTTTCATTGATGTGGGATTGGCggagaaagaaggagaaagaaaaagtgaTTGGTTTAAGAAGAATTATccaacaagaaacaagaatttcGAAATGTACAACATAAATATCGACATAATTACGGCGGAAGAGGCGTCGACGAAAGAAGTGTCACAAATAGGGATGTCAGATTGGCTGCGAAAGAATGTGAAAGATGAGGAATTCGTGGTGATGAAAGCGGAGGCAGAAGTGGtggaagagttgataaaaagaGATACTATTGGGCTGATAGATGAACTTTTCTTGGAGTGCAGGCCACATAAAAAACAAGAGAATAATAGAAGTCGTAGGGCTTATTGGGAGTGTTTGGCACTCTATGGAAACTTGAGGGATAAAGGTGTAGCTGTACATCAATGGTGGGGTTAG
- the LOC107477319 gene encoding uncharacterized protein LOC107477319: MFRYDLFDETQNKLDYILSLTVENLLGRRLHTLVFKSGIAKSIHQRYISSKLKPQRRLIKLEALEKVIHERIDAPRAPRQWWFGKGTDLTPSYIFEDDVKHFHSVYSQCKKY, translated from the exons ATGTTCCGTTACGACCTCTTCGACGAGACGCAGAACAAGCTCGATTACATCCTCTCTCTCACCGTCGAGAACTTGCTCGGGCGCCGCCTCCATACTCTCGTCTTCAAGTCTGGTATAGCCAAGTCCATTCACCAGCGCTACATTAG CTCAAAATTAAAGCCACAGAGGAGGTTGATTAAGCTGGAGGCTTTGGagaaagtcatccatgaaagaATAG ATGCTCCCAGAGCACCTAGGCAGTGGTGGTTTGGCAAGGGGACTGACTTGACTCCTTCTTACattttcgaggatgatgttaaACACTTCCATTCGGTATATTCTCAATGCAAAAAGTATTAG